In Variovorax paradoxus, a single genomic region encodes these proteins:
- a CDS encoding IS1182 family transposase — translation MPVSYLPYEPQQQRLLPDALQDWLPEGHLAYFISDSVDSLDLSAFHARYAKGGPRNQPFHPAMMVKVLIYGYATGTFSSRKLAAKLHEDVALRVLAAENYPAHRTLSDFRALHLQELAALFVQVVRLARECGLVKLGTVAVDGTKLKANASRHKAMSYDRMVKAEGELKAQIDGLLNRARAADDLEKNEPDLDVPGEIKRREDRLKAITEAKLRLEQRQREADAARGRSADDERKPRDKDGKPKGGRYKRDFGVPKDSAQESFTDTDSRIMKRSGGGYDYGYNAHTAVDESAQLVVAAELSNNAADSDRLPVLLAAVKANLGEDARQVLADAGFRSEAVFEQLKDSPSELIVALGREGKQALDIDAEQYPRTAAMDARLKTPQGRAAYRKRKWIVEAPNGWIKSVLGFRQFSLRGLKKVQAEFKLVCLALNLRRMSALMAR, via the coding sequence ATGCCCGTGAGCTACCTGCCCTATGAACCGCAGCAGCAAAGACTGCTTCCCGACGCCCTTCAAGACTGGCTGCCCGAAGGGCATCTGGCGTACTTCATCAGCGACAGCGTCGACAGCCTGGATCTGAGCGCCTTCCACGCCCGGTATGCCAAGGGCGGGCCGCGCAACCAGCCGTTCCACCCGGCCATGATGGTCAAGGTGCTGATTTACGGTTACGCCACCGGCACCTTCAGCTCGCGCAAGCTGGCGGCCAAGCTGCACGAGGACGTTGCCCTGCGGGTGCTGGCCGCGGAGAACTACCCGGCGCACCGCACGCTCTCGGACTTCCGGGCGCTGCACCTGCAGGAGCTGGCGGCGCTGTTCGTGCAGGTGGTGCGCCTGGCGCGTGAGTGCGGCCTGGTCAAGCTCGGCACGGTGGCGGTGGACGGCACCAAGCTCAAGGCGAATGCGAGCCGCCACAAGGCCATGAGCTATGACCGGATGGTCAAGGCCGAGGGCGAGCTCAAGGCGCAGATCGACGGCCTGCTCAACCGAGCGCGTGCCGCCGACGATCTGGAGAAGAACGAACCCGACCTGGACGTTCCCGGGGAGATCAAGCGCCGGGAGGACCGGCTCAAGGCGATCACTGAGGCCAAGCTGCGCCTGGAGCAGCGCCAGCGCGAGGCCGATGCGGCCCGCGGGCGCAGCGCCGACGACGAACGCAAACCCCGCGACAAGGACGGCAAGCCCAAGGGCGGGCGCTACAAGCGCGACTTCGGTGTTCCCAAGGACAGCGCCCAGGAGAGCTTCACCGACACGGACAGTCGGATCATGAAGCGCTCGGGCGGGGGCTACGACTATGGCTACAACGCCCACACGGCGGTGGACGAGAGCGCGCAGCTCGTGGTGGCAGCGGAACTCAGCAACAACGCCGCCGACAGCGACCGCCTGCCGGTGCTGTTGGCCGCGGTGAAGGCCAACCTGGGCGAGGATGCCCGACAGGTGCTGGCGGATGCGGGCTTCCGCTCGGAGGCCGTGTTCGAGCAGCTCAAGGACAGCCCGAGCGAGCTGATCGTGGCGCTGGGCCGAGAGGGCAAGCAGGCGCTGGACATCGACGCCGAACAATACCCGCGCACCGCAGCGATGGATGCCAGGCTGAAGACGCCCCAAGGCCGAGCGGCCTACCGCAAGAGGAAGTGGATCGTGGAGGCGCCCAACGGGTGGATCAAGAGCGTGCTGGGCTTCAGGCAGTTCAGCCTGCGGGGATTGAAGAAGGTCCAGGCCGAGTTCAAGCTCGTGTGTCTGGCGCTGAACCTGCGGCGCATGAGCGCATTGATGGCCAGATGA
- a CDS encoding PQQ-dependent sugar dehydrogenase translates to MVAVGATLFLAGCGDSAKLAPELTVGPRPQLTEPHKTLIPTVNVAPAIGWTDAAMPIPAEGLKVTALARGLDHPRWVYTLPNGDILVAESNKPPKPGGGASDGGDGLVAKMRNWVMGKVMGRAGAGVPSANRITLLRDADGDGVAEVKQVFMTNLMSPYGMVLVGNELFIANADALVKVPYTEGQTSISANPTLVTPLPAGINHHWTKNVIANADGSKLYVTVGSNSNIGENGLEAEEGRAAIWEVDTRTGEKRMFASGLRNPNGMGWDPDTQVLWTVVNERDEIGSDLVPDYLTSVKDGAFYGWPWSYYGGIVDARVTPQNPAMTAKAIAPDYALGAHVAPLGMTFSRPGGMPEQFASGVFIGEHGSWNRKPKSGYKVVFVPFIGGKPSGPPVDVLTGFLSADEKAQGRPVGVALDKGGALIVADDVGNAVWRVSKAK, encoded by the coding sequence ATCGTGGCCGTCGGCGCCACGCTTTTCCTCGCCGGCTGCGGCGATTCGGCCAAGCTGGCACCGGAACTCACGGTCGGCCCCCGCCCGCAGCTGACCGAGCCCCACAAGACGCTGATTCCCACGGTGAACGTCGCTCCCGCCATCGGCTGGACCGACGCCGCCATGCCCATTCCGGCGGAGGGCCTGAAGGTCACGGCGCTGGCGCGCGGGCTCGACCATCCGCGCTGGGTCTACACCCTGCCCAACGGCGACATCCTGGTGGCCGAGAGCAACAAGCCGCCCAAGCCCGGCGGCGGCGCCAGCGACGGCGGCGACGGCCTGGTCGCGAAGATGCGCAACTGGGTCATGGGCAAGGTCATGGGCCGCGCCGGTGCGGGCGTGCCCAGCGCCAACCGCATCACCCTGCTGCGCGACGCCGATGGCGACGGCGTGGCCGAGGTGAAGCAGGTCTTCATGACCAACCTGATGTCGCCCTACGGCATGGTGCTGGTCGGCAACGAACTCTTCATCGCCAACGCCGACGCGCTGGTGAAGGTGCCCTACACCGAAGGCCAGACCTCCATCAGCGCCAACCCCACGCTGGTGACGCCGCTGCCCGCGGGCATCAACCACCACTGGACCAAGAACGTCATTGCCAATGCCGACGGCAGCAAGCTCTACGTCACGGTCGGCTCCAACAGCAACATCGGCGAGAACGGCCTCGAGGCCGAAGAGGGCCGCGCCGCTATCTGGGAGGTCGACACCAGGACAGGCGAGAAGCGCATGTTCGCCAGCGGCCTGCGCAACCCCAACGGCATGGGCTGGGACCCCGACACCCAGGTGCTGTGGACCGTGGTGAACGAGCGCGACGAGATCGGCAGCGACCTCGTGCCCGACTACCTCACCTCTGTGAAGGACGGCGCCTTCTACGGCTGGCCCTGGAGCTACTACGGGGGCATCGTCGATGCGCGCGTCACGCCGCAGAACCCCGCCATGACGGCCAAGGCCATCGCGCCCGACTACGCACTGGGCGCGCACGTCGCGCCGCTGGGCATGACCTTCTCGCGCCCGGGCGGCATGCCGGAGCAGTTCGCCAGCGGCGTCTTCATCGGCGAGCACGGCTCGTGGAACCGCAAGCCCAAGTCGGGGTACAAGGTGGTGTTCGTGCCCTTCATCGGCGGCAAGCCGAGCGGCCCGCCGGTCGACGTGCTCACCGGTTTCCTCTCGGCCGACGAGAAGGCGCAGGGCCGCCCCGTGGGCGTGGCGCTGGACAAGGGCGGCGCGCTGATCGTGGCGGACGACGTGGGCAACGCCGTGTGGCGGGTGTCCAAGGCGAAGTAG
- a CDS encoding LacI family DNA-binding transcriptional regulator — MSPNPPPRVTIKDVAREAGVSPTTVSHALNARGQVDAETRARVEKAALTLGYRPNRNAQRLRTGEAHMIVLLSSMPFAVAGGPSRLGFLMEVAAVAAAAALDRRLALVLAPPMETGRVPMDLLDVDGALVIEPSAGDPNMAYLLRRGLPVVAIGKPAEEAADAPALPPYVDIHSGHTTRLLLEHLQAQGARKIAMILGSARRNSYVEGQAAYLAFAAAHGQAPLMSLVDEVKGESGGREAALTLLAEHPDIDAFCVPVDAFATGAVAAVLESGRRIPEDVMIATRYDGVRARTCVPPLTAVDLHLDEVAQQAIALLFDHLRGDTSRRRVDGPAAQLVPRLSSARPR, encoded by the coding sequence ATGAGCCCCAATCCACCGCCGCGGGTCACCATCAAGGACGTGGCGCGGGAAGCGGGCGTGTCGCCGACCACTGTCTCCCATGCGCTCAACGCCCGGGGCCAGGTCGATGCGGAAACCCGCGCGCGCGTCGAGAAGGCGGCGCTGACGCTGGGCTACCGGCCCAATCGCAATGCGCAGAGGCTGCGCACCGGCGAGGCGCACATGATCGTGCTGCTGTCGTCGATGCCGTTCGCGGTGGCGGGCGGCCCGTCGCGGCTCGGCTTTCTGATGGAGGTGGCGGCGGTGGCGGCCGCGGCGGCGCTCGACCGCCGCCTGGCGCTGGTGCTGGCGCCGCCCATGGAAACCGGACGGGTGCCGATGGATCTGCTGGACGTGGACGGCGCGCTCGTCATCGAGCCCTCGGCCGGCGATCCGAACATGGCCTACCTGCTGCGGCGCGGCCTGCCGGTGGTGGCCATCGGCAAGCCGGCCGAAGAAGCCGCCGACGCGCCGGCACTGCCGCCGTATGTCGACATTCACTCGGGGCACACCACGCGGCTGCTGCTCGAACACCTGCAGGCGCAGGGCGCGCGAAAGATCGCCATGATCCTCGGCTCGGCCCGGCGCAACTCCTATGTGGAAGGCCAGGCGGCCTACCTGGCGTTCGCCGCCGCGCACGGGCAGGCGCCGCTGATGTCGCTGGTCGACGAGGTGAAGGGCGAGAGCGGCGGCCGCGAAGCCGCGCTCACGCTGCTGGCCGAGCACCCCGACATCGATGCCTTCTGCGTGCCGGTGGACGCCTTTGCCACGGGCGCGGTGGCGGCAGTCCTCGAATCGGGCCGGCGCATTCCCGAAGACGTGATGATCGCCACGCGCTACGACGGCGTGCGGGCCCGCACCTGCGTGCCGCCGCTCACGGCCGTGGACCTGCATCTGGACGAGGTGGCGCAGCAAGCCATCGCGTTGCTGTTCGACCACCTGCGCGGGGACACGAGCAGGCGCCGGGTCGACGGGCCGGCGGCGCAACTGGTGCCGCGCCTGTCGTCGGCACGCCCGCGGTAG
- a CDS encoding uracil-xanthine permease family protein, translating into MSRACDAPAVDAVLPVSQLLLFGLQHVLVMAAVPITSVFLVAKALGLEPALTVNLISATFLLCGVGTLLQSFGPWKFGARLPFVMVPGGAPIVMFVTIAQQRDLQTASGAVILTALFYFLVLPVFARCLRYFPKIVIGTLLLLVSINLVKVYGGIIAGKAGSPAFADPVNIGLALATIGFTVLFARLFKGTLGQLSVLLGLLAGTVLAAVCGLMDFSAVAAGPFWSAPTLLPFGMPRFDLVAAVPLLIFSVISMVEATGQTVAVAEVVGRKIDARDVVPRTIRGDALVSLAGGLFGTSMIVTSGENIGIVRATNVRSRYVTATAGVILILIALSAPLGRLASAIPSAVVGGTAMVVFAIIGTMGIDMLRKVDLHERGNMFVLAGALTMGLLPIVVPGLYSRFPDTLQLVLGNGLAMGSLTAVVLNMVFNRLPAEGAENSAIAPAPH; encoded by the coding sequence ATGTCCCGTGCTTGCGACGCCCCCGCCGTCGACGCAGTACTGCCCGTTTCGCAACTGCTCCTGTTCGGCCTGCAGCATGTGCTGGTGATGGCGGCCGTGCCCATCACGTCTGTCTTCCTGGTGGCCAAGGCGCTGGGCCTGGAGCCCGCGCTCACGGTGAACCTGATCAGCGCCACCTTCCTGCTGTGCGGCGTGGGCACGCTGCTGCAGTCGTTCGGCCCGTGGAAGTTCGGCGCGCGCCTGCCCTTCGTGATGGTGCCGGGCGGCGCGCCGATCGTGATGTTCGTGACCATCGCCCAGCAGCGCGACCTGCAGACCGCCTCGGGCGCGGTGATCCTCACGGCGCTGTTCTACTTTCTGGTGCTGCCGGTGTTCGCGCGCTGCCTGCGCTACTTTCCGAAGATCGTCATCGGCACCTTGCTGCTGCTGGTGTCCATCAACCTCGTGAAGGTGTACGGCGGCATCATCGCGGGCAAAGCCGGCTCGCCCGCCTTTGCCGACCCGGTGAACATCGGCCTGGCGCTCGCGACCATCGGCTTCACCGTGCTGTTCGCGCGCTTGTTCAAGGGCACGCTCGGCCAGCTCTCGGTGCTGTTGGGGCTGCTGGCCGGCACGGTGCTGGCGGCCGTGTGCGGGCTGATGGACTTCAGCGCCGTGGCGGCCGGACCTTTCTGGAGCGCCCCCACGCTGCTGCCCTTCGGCATGCCGCGCTTCGACCTGGTGGCGGCCGTGCCGCTGCTGATCTTCAGCGTCATCTCGATGGTCGAGGCCACCGGGCAGACCGTGGCGGTGGCCGAAGTGGTGGGCCGCAAGATCGACGCGCGCGACGTGGTGCCGCGCACCATCCGCGGCGACGCGCTGGTGTCGCTGGCGGGCGGGCTGTTCGGCACCTCGATGATCGTCACCAGCGGCGAGAACATCGGCATCGTGCGCGCCACCAACGTGCGTTCGCGCTACGTCACCGCGACGGCCGGTGTGATCCTGATCCTCATCGCGCTGTCGGCGCCGCTGGGCCGGCTGGCCAGCGCCATTCCTTCCGCCGTGGTCGGCGGCACCGCGATGGTTGTGTTCGCGATCATCGGCACCATGGGCATCGACATGCTGCGCAAGGTCGACCTGCACGAGCGCGGCAACATGTTCGTGCTGGCCGGCGCGCTGACCATGGGGCTGCTGCCCATCGTCGTGCCCGGCCTGTACAGCCGCTTCCCGGACACGCTGCAGCTCGTGCTGGGCAATGGCCTGGCCATGGGCTCGCTCACCGCGGTGGTGCTCAACATGGTCTTCAACCGCCTGCCCGCCGAAGGCGCCGAGAACTCCGCGATCGCACCGGCGCCGCATTGA
- a CDS encoding amidohydrolase family protein encodes MSSELDAALFAADELLLVPDHLMLRDGPASGHAVLMAGGRFRDVGAADALIARHSHLTPLHLPGKLLMPGMIDAHHHLTQSFGKSLAYGEPSEIFRRVWVPLESSLDDEFVYMASKLAALESLRGGFTTVCDAGTRAPGDIGAVASAVQEAGLRCVLGLICNDGGNDSTAADRQAIQSHAARFLRQWSDAELVHPSLAISVPEAASDEMLAAVSALCAEARAIFQTHVNEHLASVERSVVQRGKRPLELLAQLGALGPQVLIAHGTLVTPSELVLLRDTDTAVSYNPVASQWKGNAVAPANLMAAMGIRFGLGTDATRSDAFRLMDAAEAAQKLAFGMAIGDASSGGGWTWFDHATHEGARAVGLDHLTGEIAVGKAADFLIVDVDTPEMCTSVDLTWDLVRLGNRDQITAVFVAGRLRLWEGWPPDWDARALQQRLARVAHAAMDRAPIVRLHPTAAEHRRLTMARAGGTRNPQ; translated from the coding sequence ATGTCTTCTGAACTCGATGCCGCGCTCTTCGCGGCCGACGAGCTGCTGCTCGTTCCCGACCACCTGATGCTGCGCGACGGCCCCGCGAGCGGCCACGCCGTGCTGATGGCGGGCGGCCGGTTCCGCGACGTCGGGGCCGCCGATGCGCTCATCGCCCGACACTCGCATCTCACGCCGCTGCATCTGCCCGGCAAGCTGCTGATGCCGGGAATGATCGACGCGCATCACCACCTCACGCAGTCCTTCGGCAAGTCGCTGGCCTATGGCGAGCCTTCGGAGATCTTCCGGCGCGTGTGGGTGCCGCTCGAATCGAGCCTGGACGACGAGTTCGTCTACATGGCGTCCAAGCTCGCGGCGCTCGAGTCGCTGCGCGGCGGCTTCACCACCGTGTGCGACGCGGGCACGCGCGCGCCGGGCGACATCGGCGCCGTCGCGTCCGCCGTGCAGGAGGCCGGACTGCGCTGCGTGCTGGGCCTGATCTGCAACGACGGTGGCAACGACAGCACCGCCGCCGACCGGCAAGCCATCCAGTCGCACGCCGCACGCTTCCTGCGGCAGTGGTCGGACGCGGAGCTGGTGCATCCCTCGCTCGCCATCTCGGTGCCCGAGGCGGCCTCCGACGAAATGCTGGCCGCCGTGTCGGCCCTGTGCGCCGAGGCGCGCGCCATCTTCCAGACGCATGTCAACGAACACCTCGCATCGGTCGAGCGATCGGTGGTGCAGCGCGGCAAGCGGCCGCTCGAACTGCTGGCGCAACTGGGCGCGCTGGGCCCGCAAGTGCTCATCGCGCACGGCACGCTGGTCACGCCGTCCGAGCTCGTGCTGCTGCGCGACACCGACACCGCCGTGAGCTACAACCCTGTCGCCAGCCAGTGGAAGGGCAACGCCGTGGCACCCGCCAACCTGATGGCCGCGATGGGCATCCGCTTCGGCCTCGGCACCGATGCCACGCGCAGCGACGCCTTCCGCCTGATGGACGCTGCCGAAGCCGCGCAGAAGCTGGCCTTCGGCATGGCCATCGGCGACGCATCGAGCGGCGGCGGCTGGACCTGGTTCGACCACGCCACGCACGAAGGCGCGCGCGCCGTGGGCCTGGACCACCTGACCGGAGAGATTGCCGTGGGCAAGGCGGCCGACTTCCTCATCGTCGATGTCGACACGCCAGAGATGTGCACCTCCGTCGACCTCACATGGGACCTCGTGCGCCTGGGCAACCGCGACCAGATCACGGCCGTGTTCGTCGCCGGGCGCCTGCGCCTGTGGGAAGGCTGGCCGCCCGACTGGGACGCGCGGGCGCTGCAGCAGCGGCTCGCGCGCGTCGCCCATGCGGCGATGGACCGCGCGCCCATCGTGCGCCTGCACCCCACGGCGGCCGAACACCGCCGCCTGACCATGGCTCGCGCCGGCGGCACACGGAATCCGCAGTGA
- a CDS encoding sulfite exporter TauE/SafE family protein, with the protein MSAQHLFLVSIAVLIAAFVQGATGVGFALIAAPVIGIVRPDLLPVCVLVLMLPLNFYVMWRERGAIDRVGASWITGGRMLGTIGGLWVLAALSASHLSLFVGVSTIAAALVTLMMPAFSPGRSAFVAAGLVTGVTETATGIGGPPLALVYQHQPAPSMRSTIALCFLVGELVSLVTLMVAGRIDGSQLQAAAQLLPALVVGAVLSRVVHRRINGRVLRVFVQVFAIVSGAALLLHSF; encoded by the coding sequence GTGAGCGCGCAACACCTCTTCCTGGTTTCCATCGCCGTGCTCATTGCTGCCTTCGTGCAGGGCGCGACCGGTGTCGGCTTTGCGCTGATCGCCGCGCCGGTGATCGGCATCGTGCGCCCCGACCTGCTGCCCGTGTGCGTGCTGGTGCTGATGCTGCCGCTGAACTTCTATGTGATGTGGCGCGAGCGCGGCGCCATCGACCGTGTCGGCGCGAGCTGGATCACCGGCGGTCGCATGCTCGGCACCATCGGCGGCCTCTGGGTGCTGGCGGCGCTGAGCGCGAGCCACCTGTCGCTGTTCGTGGGCGTGTCGACCATCGCGGCGGCGCTGGTCACCTTGATGATGCCGGCCTTCTCGCCGGGACGCAGCGCCTTCGTGGCGGCGGGGCTCGTCACCGGCGTCACCGAGACCGCGACCGGCATCGGCGGCCCGCCGCTGGCGCTGGTCTACCAGCACCAGCCGGCGCCCTCCATGCGTTCGACCATCGCGTTGTGCTTCCTGGTCGGTGAGCTTGTGTCGCTGGTCACGCTGATGGTGGCCGGGCGCATCGACGGCTCGCAACTTCAGGCGGCGGCCCAGTTGCTGCCCGCGCTGGTCGTGGGCGCGGTGCTCAGCCGCGTGGTGCATCGCCGCATCAACGGCCGCGTCCTGCGCGTCTTCGTGCAGGTCTTCGCGATCGTGTCGGGCGCGGCGCTGCTGCTGCATTCATTCTGA